One window of Xanthomonas sp. 10-10 genomic DNA carries:
- a CDS encoding peptidylprolyl isomerase, which yields MSLIATFDTSRGPIVVELYPEKAPLTVANFVNLAKRGFYNGLSFHRVIADFMIQGGCPEGSGRGGPGYRFEDETNNGVGHERGVLSMANAGPNTNGSQFFITHTATPWLDGKHTVFGKVTQGLDVVDSVAQGDTINTLTIEGDTDAVLAAKADRVAEWNKILAA from the coding sequence ATGTCCCTGATCGCCACTTTCGACACCTCCCGCGGCCCGATCGTTGTTGAGCTGTATCCGGAGAAGGCGCCGCTGACCGTCGCCAACTTCGTGAATCTGGCCAAGCGCGGCTTCTACAACGGCCTGAGCTTCCACCGCGTCATCGCCGACTTCATGATCCAGGGCGGTTGCCCGGAAGGTTCCGGCCGCGGCGGCCCGGGCTACCGTTTCGAAGACGAGACCAATAACGGCGTCGGCCACGAGCGCGGCGTGCTGTCCATGGCCAATGCCGGCCCGAACACCAATGGCAGCCAGTTCTTCATCACCCACACCGCCACCCCGTGGCTGGACGGCAAGCACACCGTGTTCGGCAAGGTCACCCAGGGCCTGGACGTGGTGGACAGCGTTGCCCAGGGCGACACCATCAACACGCTCACCATCGAAGGCGACACCGACGCCGTGCTGGCCGCCAAGGCCGACCGCGTTGCGGAGTGGAACAAGATCCTCGCCGCCTGA
- a CDS encoding malate dehydrogenase: protein MKAPVRVAVTGAAGQIGYALLFRIASGEMLGKDQPVILQLLELPIEKAQAALKGVMMELEDCAFPLLAGMVGTDDAEVAFKDVDVALLVGSRPRGPGMERKDLLLANAEIFTAQGAALNKVAKRDVKVLVVGNPANTNAYIAMKSAPDLDPKNFTAMLRLDHNRALSQLSVKLGKPVAGIEKLAVWGNHSPTMYPDYRFATSDGASVGDAINDQEWNASTFIPTVGKRGAAIIEARGLSSAASAANAAIDHVRDWVLGSNGKWVTMGVPSDGSYGIPEGVMFGFPVTTENGKYTIVKDLPIDDFSQKYIDKTLAELEEERSGVSHLLG from the coding sequence ATGAAAGCACCTGTTCGTGTTGCTGTGACCGGCGCTGCCGGCCAGATCGGCTATGCCCTGCTGTTCCGCATCGCCTCCGGAGAAATGCTGGGCAAGGACCAGCCGGTCATTCTGCAGTTGCTTGAACTGCCGATCGAGAAAGCCCAGGCCGCCCTCAAGGGCGTGATGATGGAACTGGAAGACTGCGCATTCCCGCTGCTGGCGGGCATGGTCGGTACCGACGACGCCGAAGTGGCCTTCAAGGACGTCGATGTCGCCCTGCTGGTCGGTTCGCGTCCGCGCGGCCCGGGCATGGAGCGCAAGGATCTGCTGCTGGCCAATGCGGAGATCTTCACCGCGCAGGGCGCGGCCCTGAACAAGGTCGCCAAGCGCGACGTGAAGGTGCTGGTGGTCGGCAACCCGGCCAACACCAATGCCTATATCGCCATGAAGTCGGCGCCGGACCTGGACCCCAAGAATTTCACCGCGATGCTGCGCCTGGACCACAACCGTGCGCTGAGCCAGCTCTCGGTCAAGCTCGGCAAGCCGGTGGCCGGCATCGAGAAGCTGGCGGTGTGGGGCAACCACAGCCCGACCATGTACCCGGATTACCGTTTCGCCACCTCCGATGGCGCTTCGGTAGGCGATGCGATCAACGACCAGGAATGGAACGCGTCTACCTTCATCCCGACCGTGGGCAAGCGCGGCGCGGCGATCATCGAGGCGCGCGGTCTGTCCTCGGCCGCATCGGCTGCCAATGCCGCCATCGATCACGTGCGTGACTGGGTGCTGGGCAGCAACGGCAAGTGGGTCACCATGGGCGTGCCGTCGGACGGTTCCTACGGCATTCCGGAAGGGGTGATGTTCGGCTTCCCGGTCACCACCGAAAACGGCAAGTACACCATCGTCAAGGATCTGCCGATCGACGACTTCAGCCAGAAGTACATCGACAAGACCCTGGCCGAGCTGGAAGAAGAGCGCAGCGGCGTGTCGCATCTGCTGGGTTGA
- a CDS encoding glutathione binding-like protein: protein MKLYTKPGACSLADHIVLRWSGLPFDLVVVDAATMKSPEYLQLNPAGAVPLLMVDDWALTQNAAILNYIADVAPLTSLGGDGSARSRAEINRWIAFSNADVHPTFKPIFGSTAYLQDQALIARSHDDARSKLRALYTRVDTHLQGRQWLAGDSHTGADAYLFVTLRWANKAGVDLTGLTALDAFFKRMHADADVQAALKAEGLS from the coding sequence ATGAAGCTCTACACCAAGCCCGGCGCCTGTTCGCTTGCAGACCACATTGTGTTGCGCTGGTCCGGGCTTCCGTTCGACCTGGTCGTGGTCGATGCAGCAACCATGAAGTCGCCCGAGTATCTGCAGCTCAATCCCGCTGGCGCAGTGCCGTTACTGATGGTCGATGATTGGGCCCTAACCCAGAACGCGGCCATCCTGAATTACATCGCCGATGTTGCGCCGCTCACCAGCCTTGGCGGTGATGGCAGCGCGCGCAGCCGCGCCGAAATCAATCGCTGGATCGCCTTTTCCAATGCCGATGTACATCCGACCTTCAAGCCGATCTTCGGCAGCACGGCGTATCTGCAGGATCAGGCATTGATCGCGCGCAGTCACGACGATGCACGCAGCAAGTTGCGCGCTCTCTACACACGCGTCGATACGCATCTGCAGGGCCGGCAGTGGTTGGCCGGCGACAGCCATACCGGCGCCGATGCCTATCTGTTCGTGACCTTGCGGTGGGCCAACAAAGCCGGCGTCGACCTCACCGGCCTGACCGCGCTGGATGCGTTCTTCAAGCGCATGCATGCCGATGCCGATGTGCAGGCCGCCCTGAAGGCCGAAGGCCTGTCGTAA
- a CDS encoding cell wall hydrolase, with protein MKMIWIFWLAQLMPQPAADSLCLSTTVYLEARDQTLRGQQAVAEVALRRLDSGLWGDSMCEVVTARKQFAPTIVAPGTQLKNDDAWNKALGVALAAERNWALPVGQRKEIVPGASHFAASAIASPSWRNAYQVATIGDHTFYRVQKLRPRTAS; from the coding sequence ATGAAGATGATTTGGATATTCTGGCTGGCGCAATTGATGCCGCAGCCAGCTGCAGATTCACTGTGCTTGAGTACGACCGTTTATCTGGAAGCGCGCGACCAGACCTTGCGCGGCCAACAGGCTGTCGCTGAAGTTGCGTTGCGTCGACTGGACAGCGGCTTGTGGGGCGACTCGATGTGTGAGGTGGTCACTGCACGCAAGCAGTTTGCACCGACGATCGTCGCGCCAGGCACGCAGTTGAAGAACGACGACGCCTGGAACAAGGCATTGGGTGTTGCCCTCGCCGCCGAACGCAACTGGGCGTTGCCGGTGGGCCAGCGCAAGGAGATCGTGCCTGGCGCGAGCCACTTTGCTGCCAGCGCGATTGCCAGCCCGAGTTGGCGGAATGCGTATCAGGTTGCCACCATCGGCGATCACACTTTCTACCGCGTGCAGAAGCTGCGCCCGCGGACTGCGTCGTAG
- a CDS encoding MFS transporter → METLLAYTAAHFGKSLLWYTGELLLIFALTEYVGLSATAAGVSVAAGLLVSAAMGLLAARRWQAGISLAWAGRTQWRGMALAAAAMSLLFLVPLLPPPARLPCVLLLSLPFRAAYAIGDVAQNTLLGLCRWPWRGAQGVSALRLIGSGLAALSMSAAIGLLLSRPHAGAAMAMTVVCIASCIAVTASWWLRLTLQPQTQHVNSVPTDRSFTSLRHHPLLPLMVIALLSLTLPTFTKLAPYLAQTLIISQRWGSALLISYAIGSVVVQPLAARLHTGAFQRLGYSGAALAGCGLLFALQTTRSTCLDAALALCMGMAAGSAGQWVWARHAELSMQYGPIQQARRSAVLTAVAQVALALGSTVVGLLLQLYNDHGAAQAQLAWSMAIGPVACGAACLLLAWNNRVSRLERRLAAEATPQSRPLHT, encoded by the coding sequence ATGGAAACGTTGCTGGCGTACACGGCTGCGCATTTCGGCAAGAGTCTGCTCTGGTACACCGGCGAGCTGCTGCTGATCTTCGCCCTGACCGAATACGTGGGACTGAGTGCAACAGCTGCCGGCGTGTCGGTCGCTGCCGGGCTGCTGGTCAGTGCCGCAATGGGGCTACTGGCTGCGCGCCGCTGGCAAGCGGGCATCAGCCTGGCATGGGCGGGGCGCACGCAATGGCGAGGCATGGCGCTGGCGGCGGCGGCGATGTCATTGCTGTTTTTGGTGCCGCTATTGCCGCCGCCTGCACGCCTGCCCTGCGTGCTGTTGCTCAGCCTGCCGTTTCGCGCGGCCTACGCCATCGGCGATGTCGCGCAGAACACGTTACTTGGGCTCTGCCGTTGGCCTTGGCGCGGAGCGCAAGGCGTAAGCGCACTGCGCTTGATCGGCAGCGGTCTGGCTGCATTATCGATGAGTGCAGCGATCGGGCTGCTGCTCTCCAGGCCGCATGCGGGTGCTGCCATGGCGATGACGGTGGTTTGCATTGCGAGCTGCATTGCAGTGACCGCGTCGTGGTGGCTGCGTCTGACGCTGCAACCGCAGACGCAGCACGTCAACAGCGTACCAACGGATCGATCGTTCACATCCTTGCGCCACCATCCACTGTTGCCGCTGATGGTGATCGCGCTGCTGTCGCTGACCTTGCCTACGTTTACCAAACTGGCGCCGTATCTGGCGCAGACACTGATTATTTCGCAACGTTGGGGCAGCGCGCTGCTGATCAGCTATGCCATTGGCTCGGTGGTCGTACAACCGCTGGCAGCGCGTCTGCATACCGGCGCGTTCCAGCGCCTGGGATACAGCGGCGCCGCGCTGGCAGGCTGTGGGCTGCTGTTTGCGCTGCAGACAACCCGCAGCACCTGCCTGGATGCGGCGCTGGCACTTTGCATGGGCATGGCCGCGGGCAGCGCCGGACAATGGGTCTGGGCGCGCCATGCCGAACTTTCCATGCAGTACGGCCCCATCCAACAAGCTCGCCGCTCTGCCGTGCTGACAGCGGTGGCACAGGTTGCGCTTGCGCTAGGCAGCACGGTGGTCGGCCTGCTGTTGCAGCTTTACAACGACCACGGCGCAGCTCAAGCGCAACTGGCATGGTCGATGGCAATCGGGCCTGTCGCCTGCGGCGCGGCCTGTCTGCTGCTGGCCTGGAACAACCGTGTATCGCGACTTGAGCGACGACTGGCCGCAGAAGCGACACCACAATCGAGACCATTACACACTTGA
- a CDS encoding NADPH-dependent 2,4-dienoyl-CoA reductase, whose translation MSPATGPSASSFPHLFTPLDLGFTQLRNRVLMGSMHTGLEDRARDFPRLAAYFAERAAGGVGLIVTGGFSPNVVGWLKPFGGKLSWPWEVRPHRQVTRAVHEHGAKICMQLLHAGRYAYHPLSVAPSRLQAPINPFTPRALSAAAVDRQIAAYARAARLAREAGYDGVEVMGSEGYLINEFTAARTNQRNDAWGGDATKRMRFAVEIVRRIREACGPDFIIIYRLSLVDLVEDGNQWQEILAQAQAIEAAGATIINSGIGWHEARVPTIATSVPRAAFAGVTAKLKPHLRIPVVASNRINMPEVAERILSDGAADMVSLARPLLADPQWTNKARAGQSHTINTCIACNQACLDHVFENKLATCLVNPRAVHETELIYTPTATPKRIAVVGAGPAGLACATVAAERGHHVTLFDAGSEIGGQFNVARRIPGKEEFNETLRYFRHRIEATGVQLRLNAPVQAADLKDFDEVVLATGIEPRKVDFPGADHPMVVSYLDVVLGRHVAAPKVAIIGAGGIGFDVGEFLVHAGESPALDPQRWMAEWGVDPTFEARGALAKPQPERPARQVWLLQRSPGRPGARLGKTTGWIHRATLKAKGVKMLGGVEYLGVDDAGLRIRVEGNEQLLDVGTVVICAGQEPRRELLAALQANGQQPHLIGGADVAAELDAKRAINQASRLAALL comes from the coding sequence ATGTCGCCCGCCACCGGCCCGTCCGCCTCGTCCTTCCCGCACCTGTTCACGCCACTCGATCTAGGTTTCACCCAATTGCGCAACCGCGTCCTGATGGGCTCGATGCACACCGGGCTGGAAGATCGGGCGCGCGATTTCCCCAGGTTGGCCGCCTATTTCGCCGAACGGGCCGCAGGCGGTGTCGGCCTGATCGTCACCGGCGGCTTCTCGCCGAACGTGGTGGGTTGGCTCAAGCCGTTTGGCGGCAAACTGTCCTGGCCCTGGGAAGTCCGCCCGCACCGCCAGGTCACCCGCGCGGTGCACGAGCACGGCGCCAAGATCTGCATGCAGCTGCTGCACGCCGGGCGCTATGCCTACCACCCGTTGTCGGTGGCGCCGTCCAGGCTGCAGGCGCCGATCAATCCGTTCACTCCGCGCGCATTGTCGGCAGCGGCGGTGGACCGGCAGATCGCCGCGTACGCGCGCGCCGCGCGGCTGGCGCGCGAGGCCGGCTACGACGGTGTCGAGGTGATGGGCTCGGAAGGCTACCTGATCAACGAGTTCACCGCCGCGCGTACCAACCAGCGCAACGATGCCTGGGGTGGCGACGCGACCAAGCGCATGCGGTTTGCGGTGGAAATCGTGCGCCGCATCCGTGAAGCCTGCGGGCCCGACTTCATCATCATCTACCGGCTGTCGCTGGTGGACCTGGTCGAAGACGGCAACCAGTGGCAGGAGATCCTGGCGCAGGCGCAGGCCATCGAAGCCGCCGGCGCGACCATCATCAACTCCGGCATCGGCTGGCATGAAGCGCGCGTGCCGACCATCGCCACCTCGGTGCCACGCGCCGCATTCGCCGGCGTCACCGCCAAGCTCAAACCGCATCTGCGCATTCCGGTGGTGGCGAGCAACCGCATCAACATGCCGGAAGTGGCAGAACGCATCCTGTCCGACGGCGCAGCAGACATGGTGTCGCTGGCGCGCCCGCTGCTGGCCGACCCGCAGTGGACCAACAAGGCCCGCGCCGGGCAGTCGCACACCATCAATACGTGTATCGCCTGCAACCAGGCCTGCCTGGATCACGTGTTCGAAAACAAGCTCGCCACCTGCCTGGTCAACCCGCGCGCCGTACACGAAACCGAGCTGATCTATACACCTACCGCAACGCCCAAGCGCATTGCCGTGGTCGGCGCCGGACCTGCGGGCCTGGCCTGCGCGACGGTGGCGGCCGAGCGCGGGCATCACGTCACCTTGTTCGATGCGGGCAGCGAGATCGGCGGGCAGTTCAATGTGGCCCGGCGCATCCCGGGCAAGGAAGAATTCAACGAAACACTGCGCTATTTCCGTCACCGGATCGAAGCCACTGGCGTCCAGCTGCGTCTGAACGCGCCTGTGCAGGCAGCAGACCTGAAGGACTTCGACGAGGTCGTGCTGGCGACCGGCATCGAACCGCGCAAGGTCGACTTTCCCGGTGCCGATCACCCGATGGTGGTGAGCTACCTGGACGTGGTGCTGGGCCGGCATGTGGCTGCTCCCAAGGTGGCGATCATCGGCGCAGGTGGCATCGGTTTCGATGTCGGCGAATTTCTGGTGCACGCCGGGGAGTCGCCGGCGCTGGATCCGCAGCGATGGATGGCCGAATGGGGCGTGGACCCGACCTTCGAAGCGCGCGGCGCGCTGGCCAAGCCGCAACCCGAGCGCCCTGCCCGTCAAGTCTGGCTGCTGCAGCGCAGCCCCGGGCGGCCAGGTGCCCGCCTGGGCAAGACCACCGGCTGGATACACCGCGCAACGCTCAAGGCCAAGGGCGTCAAGATGCTCGGCGGCGTGGAATATCTGGGCGTGGACGACGCCGGACTGCGCATTCGCGTGGAGGGCAACGAGCAATTGCTCGACGTCGGCACCGTGGTGATCTGCGCCGGTCAGGAACCGCGACGCGAGCTGCTGGCCGCGCTGCAGGCCAACGGCCAGCAACCGCACCTGATCGGCGGCGCGGACGTGGCCGCCGAGCTGGACGCCAAACGCGCGATCAACCAGGCCAGCCGACTCGCTGCGCTGCTGTGA
- a CDS encoding zinc-binding alcohol dehydrogenase family protein: MKAVALTRYLPIDDPASLLDIDVPAPAAPSGYDLLVRVEAISVNPVDTKVRAPKPQPLTEPKILGYDAAGVIEAVGPDVTAFAVGDEVYYAGDIGRPGSNAQYQLVDARIAGCKPTSLSFAQAAALPLTTLTAWELLFQRMPFAFDGARNRGRHLLIIGGAGGVGSIAIQLARHAGFTVIATASRPESVEWVRQMGAQHVVDHHQPLHAQLRALGLQQVDAALNLADTDRYWQQLGEILAPQGHVGLIVEPRSPLMIGDPYKSKCIGIHWELMFARSRYATDDMVEQHRILNRAASLIDAGELRTTHTETLSPINADNLREAHRRLESGSTIGKLALAGW; the protein is encoded by the coding sequence ATGAAAGCCGTCGCCCTCACCCGTTATCTGCCGATCGATGATCCGGCATCGCTGCTTGACATCGACGTCCCCGCCCCCGCCGCGCCTTCGGGGTATGACTTATTGGTACGGGTGGAAGCGATCTCGGTCAATCCGGTCGATACCAAGGTGCGTGCGCCCAAGCCGCAGCCACTGACCGAGCCAAAAATCCTGGGATACGACGCTGCGGGCGTGATCGAGGCGGTGGGCCCGGACGTCACTGCGTTTGCCGTGGGCGACGAGGTGTACTACGCCGGGGATATCGGCCGGCCGGGGAGCAACGCGCAGTATCAGCTGGTGGATGCGCGCATCGCCGGCTGCAAGCCCACTTCGCTGAGCTTTGCGCAGGCGGCTGCCTTGCCATTGACCACGCTCACCGCCTGGGAGCTGCTGTTCCAGCGCATGCCGTTCGCATTCGATGGCGCACGTAACCGCGGCCGCCATCTATTGATCATTGGCGGTGCCGGCGGGGTGGGATCGATTGCGATCCAGCTGGCGCGACATGCCGGCTTCACCGTGATCGCCACGGCCTCCCGCCCGGAGAGCGTCGAATGGGTGCGGCAGATGGGTGCGCAGCACGTCGTCGACCACCACCAACCGCTGCACGCGCAGTTGCGGGCACTGGGCCTGCAACAGGTGGATGCGGCGCTGAATCTGGCCGATACCGACCGCTACTGGCAGCAGTTGGGCGAGATCCTGGCGCCGCAGGGGCATGTCGGCCTGATCGTCGAGCCACGCAGCCCCCTGATGATTGGCGACCCGTACAAGTCAAAGTGCATCGGCATCCATTGGGAGCTGATGTTCGCGCGGTCGCGCTACGCCACCGACGATATGGTGGAACAGCATCGCATCCTCAACCGTGCCGCGAGCCTGATCGACGCCGGCGAGCTGCGCACGACACACACCGAAACGCTGTCGCCGATCAACGCCGACAACCTGCGGGAAGCGCATCGGCGGCTGGAGAGCGGCAGCACCATCGGCAAGCTGGCGTTGGCCGGGTGGTAG
- a CDS encoding OmpA family protein, which produces MNKKILTAALLGGLAVAQAASAQEFDDRWYLTGSAGFNFQDSDRLTNDAPFVTLGLGKFVSPNWSIDGELNYQNPNFDANQDQNWSQYGISFDLRRHFIQEGRGWNPYLLFGLGYQRSEEEFDATPNPVSPGQQKDGNFAAKAGVGLQTTFDKRVAVRAELAYRADFNDQSVAAPQEDWFGDVLASVGVVIPLGPAPSTAPPPAPAPVAPSCADLDDDGDGVNNCDDKCPASQPGQTIGPDGCPVPVSIDLKGVNFDFNKSTLRPDAQSILSEATEILKRYPDLKVEVAGHTDSKGTDAYNQKLSERRATTVYDYLTKNGVDASRLVGPIGYGESRPIAPNANPDGSDNPEGRAKNRRTELNVQN; this is translated from the coding sequence ATGAACAAGAAAATTCTCACTGCCGCGTTGCTCGGCGGTCTGGCAGTTGCCCAGGCTGCGTCCGCGCAGGAGTTCGATGACCGTTGGTACCTGACCGGTAGCGCTGGCTTCAACTTCCAGGACAGCGATCGTCTGACCAATGATGCTCCGTTCGTCACCCTGGGCCTGGGCAAGTTTGTCAGCCCGAACTGGTCGATCGACGGTGAACTGAACTATCAGAACCCGAACTTCGATGCCAACCAGGATCAGAACTGGAGCCAGTACGGCATCTCGTTCGACCTGCGTCGCCACTTCATCCAGGAAGGCCGCGGCTGGAACCCCTACCTGCTGTTCGGTCTGGGCTACCAGCGTTCGGAAGAAGAGTTCGACGCAACTCCGAACCCGGTTTCGCCGGGCCAGCAGAAGGACGGCAACTTTGCCGCCAAGGCTGGTGTCGGTCTGCAGACCACCTTCGACAAGCGCGTCGCCGTGCGTGCTGAACTGGCCTACCGCGCCGACTTCAACGACCAGAGCGTTGCTGCTCCGCAGGAAGACTGGTTCGGCGACGTGCTGGCTTCGGTCGGCGTCGTGATCCCGCTGGGACCGGCTCCGTCGACCGCTCCGCCGCCGGCTCCGGCTCCGGTTGCCCCGAGCTGCGCAGACCTGGATGACGACGGTGACGGCGTCAACAACTGCGACGACAAGTGCCCGGCTTCGCAGCCCGGCCAGACCATCGGTCCGGACGGTTGCCCGGTTCCTGTGTCGATCGACCTGAAGGGCGTGAACTTCGACTTCAACAAGTCGACCCTGCGTCCGGACGCACAGTCGATCCTGAGCGAAGCGACCGAGATCCTGAAGCGTTACCCCGACCTGAAGGTCGAGGTTGCCGGTCACACCGACTCGAAGGGTACCGACGCGTACAACCAGAAGCTGTCCGAGCGTCGTGCGACCACCGTGTACGACTACCTGACCAAGAACGGCGTCGATGCGTCGCGTCTGGTTGGTCCGATCGGCTACGGCGAGAGCCGTCCGATTGCTCCGAACGCCAACCCGGATGGTTCGGACAATCCGGAAGGCCGTGCGAAGAACCGTCGTACCGAGCTGAACGTCCAGAACTAA
- a CDS encoding pseudouridine synthase: MTRRPPPATSRHRSRGSSVPMRPTRASAAGPGITAPRHGLARVLSKLGVCSRTEAARWIVDGRVSVDTRVVRDPEFPIRADQHQAIAVDGQPLAGPERVYLMLNKPRGVVTTVRDEQGRDTVYRCFDGAGLPWIAPVGRLDKASEGLLLFSNDPQWAAAVTDPATGPDKTYHVQIDCRPDAGQLAQLQTGVIDPDPEGDGALLRAKRVRLLREGERNAWLEIVLDEGRNRQIRRLLAAVEIGVLRLVRVAIGPLAMGELGKGVWRALSAEEVQALTSAPASAPDAR, encoded by the coding sequence ATGACCCGGCGGCCCCCGCCGGCGACGTCCCGGCATCGCAGCCGTGGTTCGTCGGTGCCGATGCGCCCGACGCGTGCCTCGGCGGCAGGACCAGGCATCACCGCGCCACGTCATGGGCTGGCGCGGGTGTTGTCCAAGCTGGGTGTGTGTTCGCGCACCGAGGCGGCACGCTGGATCGTCGATGGGCGCGTCAGCGTGGATACGCGGGTGGTTCGCGACCCCGAATTTCCGATCCGTGCCGACCAGCATCAGGCGATCGCGGTGGACGGCCAGCCGCTGGCCGGGCCTGAGCGGGTCTATCTGATGCTCAACAAGCCGCGTGGCGTGGTCACCACGGTGCGCGACGAGCAGGGCAGGGACACGGTGTATCGCTGTTTCGACGGCGCCGGCCTGCCGTGGATTGCACCGGTGGGGCGGCTGGACAAGGCCAGCGAGGGCCTGCTGCTATTCAGCAACGACCCGCAATGGGCAGCGGCGGTGACCGATCCGGCCACTGGCCCGGACAAGACCTATCACGTGCAGATCGACTGCCGCCCCGACGCCGGGCAGCTGGCGCAGTTGCAGACCGGTGTGATCGATCCCGACCCCGAGGGTGATGGCGCGCTGCTGCGTGCCAAGCGGGTGCGCTTGCTGCGCGAGGGTGAGCGCAATGCATGGCTGGAAATCGTGCTGGACGAAGGCCGCAATCGGCAGATCCGTCGACTGCTGGCGGCCGTGGAGATCGGGGTGTTGCGGCTGGTGCGCGTGGCGATCGGGCCGCTGGCGATGGGCGAGCTGGGTAAAGGCGTGTGGCGAGCGCTCAGCGCGGAGGAAGTCCAGGCGCTGACGTCGGCTCCCGCCAGCGCGCCAGACGCGCGCTGA